From Pseudoalteromonas sp. R3, one genomic window encodes:
- a CDS encoding IS30 family transposase translates to MGQKYCHLSHQERKLIFNWSHYQDKTIREIARLLNRSHSTISRELKRNIYDYYVPTYYPNPAHDMYKARMSKRAQREKLKTSETRLYVLDKLRKGWSPQIISGRLKLTNEAPYVCHESIYQFVYSSPPELIACLARKHKKRRKKYPSRRYNKKCSMKTSILERPTFINERSQLGHWESDSVVSKHKKSALNVIIERATRLVHITKLSSKSALVTSNAIIKRLSSHPAGFVQSITYDNGSENAQHIKVNGTLQCDSYFCQPYHSWEKGAVEQINSLIRRYLPKGTDFSTVTNKQIQEIEHNLNSRPRRCLDYKTPFEIYNEKVGALPS, encoded by the coding sequence ATGGGTCAAAAATACTGTCATTTGAGTCATCAAGAGCGGAAGCTTATTTTTAATTGGTCTCACTATCAGGATAAAACGATACGTGAAATTGCACGTTTACTAAATCGCTCTCATTCCACTATTAGTAGAGAGCTCAAAAGGAATATCTATGACTATTACGTGCCAACATACTATCCAAATCCAGCTCATGATATGTACAAGGCCAGGATGAGTAAGCGTGCTCAACGTGAAAAGCTGAAGACTTCTGAGACACGGCTGTATGTGTTAGATAAGCTCAGGAAAGGCTGGTCCCCTCAGATTATATCAGGACGTCTCAAGCTTACTAATGAAGCTCCCTATGTGTGCCATGAATCAATCTATCAGTTCGTTTACAGTTCGCCTCCTGAACTCATAGCGTGCTTGGCTAGAAAACACAAAAAGCGCAGAAAAAAGTATCCATCACGTCGATATAACAAAAAATGCTCAATGAAAACAAGCATCCTGGAACGGCCCACATTTATAAATGAGCGCTCCCAATTAGGCCACTGGGAGAGCGATTCCGTAGTATCTAAGCACAAGAAATCGGCACTGAATGTCATCATAGAAAGAGCAACACGGCTAGTGCATATAACCAAGCTAAGCTCCAAGAGTGCATTAGTAACAAGCAATGCAATAATAAAACGCCTAAGTTCACACCCCGCAGGATTTGTTCAATCGATTACTTATGATAATGGGTCTGAAAATGCTCAGCACATAAAGGTAAACGGGACATTGCAGTGTGATTCTTACTTTTGCCAGCCCTACCATAGTTGGGAAAAAGGAGCTGTTGAGCAGATAAATAGCCTAATTCGAAGGTATCTGCCAAAAGGTACTGATTTCTCAACTGTAACCAACAAACAGATTCAAGAAATAGAGCATAATTTAAACTCAAGGCCCAGGAGGTGCCTTGATTACAAAACTCCATTTGAAATCTATAATGAAAAAGTTGGTGCACTTCCAAGTTGA
- a CDS encoding transposase has translation MPMARKRQVSLSDTKYYHCISRCVRRAFLCGEDRLTGKSYEHRRDWVEEKLLMLAKVFCIEVCGYAVMSNHTHLVLYVDDKKAQRLSDKAIVIRWHKLFKGNWLTQKFVNDDELSESERSMLDADISEFRIRLASISWFMRVLNEDIARRANKEDGCTGRFWEGRFKSQALLDEAALAACMAYVDLNPVRAQMAETPETSDYTSIKKRIECARQGKQPKSLRRFAGNPRANMPGGLPFELTYYIQLVELTGRCMRANKRGYISDSQPLLTRLQIEPDNWLKLTTRFTKVFHGAVGRKQAMTDYCEHLEKKRRANLMQCERLLG, from the coding sequence ATGCCAATGGCAAGGAAGAGACAGGTCAGTTTATCGGATACCAAATATTATCACTGTATTTCCCGGTGTGTGCGGCGCGCATTTTTGTGTGGTGAAGACCGATTAACGGGTAAGTCATATGAACATCGACGAGACTGGGTAGAGGAAAAACTACTGATGCTGGCAAAAGTGTTTTGTATTGAGGTGTGTGGCTATGCGGTGATGAGCAATCACACACATCTTGTGTTGTATGTGGATGATAAGAAAGCACAAAGGTTATCAGATAAAGCGATAGTGATTCGCTGGCATAAGTTGTTTAAAGGTAACTGGCTGACGCAAAAATTCGTTAATGATGATGAGCTGAGCGAGTCAGAGCGCAGTATGCTGGATGCGGATATTAGTGAATTCAGAATACGCCTTGCGAGTATCAGTTGGTTTATGCGGGTATTGAATGAAGACATAGCCCGCAGAGCCAATAAAGAAGATGGTTGTACAGGTCGGTTCTGGGAAGGGCGATTTAAGTCACAAGCCTTGCTGGATGAAGCGGCACTGGCAGCATGTATGGCCTATGTTGACCTGAATCCAGTCAGGGCCCAAATGGCAGAGACTCCGGAAACTTCGGATTATACCAGTATCAAAAAACGCATTGAGTGCGCTCGGCAGGGCAAACAACCTAAAAGCTTGCGACGCTTTGCAGGCAACCCCAGAGCCAACATGCCAGGTGGCCTCCCGTTTGAACTGACCTACTATATTCAGCTGGTTGAATTAACAGGTCGGTGTATGCGGGCAAACAAACGAGGATATATCAGTGATAGCCAGCCGCTGCTGACCAGGTTGCAAATAGAGCCTGACAACTGGCTTAAACTTACCACCCGATTTACCAAAGTGTTCCATGGTGCAGTAGGGCGAAAACAAGCAATGACGGATTACTGTGAGCATTTGGAGAAAAAGCGACGTGCCAATCTGATGCAATGCGAGCGCCTACTGGGCTAA